One region of Leishmania panamensis strain MHOM/PA/94/PSC-1 chromosome 28 sequence genomic DNA includes:
- a CDS encoding helicase-like protein (TriTrypDB/GeneDB-style sysID: LpmP.28.1710) — MPEVTSALLTAASPFLSSTSSAAPGPSPPLVASATLMLPFTPYPVQQEMSRMIADVLHSASPHVVPVAVAEVPTGCGKTMALLSSVLQYQQELKHKSPKELDLYLRPRRPPWQQQRPPGKKRKASPKGRGGQRGPRQRVVTRPALVAESNLNADEGDHDDECADDWSVPPWFFKHFRNHSGRKIRAELDVAGSQELRRRFLPPPCTVFYVTRTHAQLRQAVRELRRLHGATSAIRMNILGSRERYCIHPKVMEAKANSTLPVEGNNLGEVCDKLVSMGLCEMVDRYDELSCSAIAGPVGHQRGQIWDIEDLLLEGTSRRMCPYYAARDLVFFADVNFCTYPYLLDPLIRHETKMEAALKNNAIVVFDEAHNVAAVCQDALSLECPQGVLALILSELEPLVSSQVALAGQPESTASSSTAVVAQDGFATMQYSRELHLGAFTLAEIFSFLYGLFQSLRIFFDAAMGAADSGERRGEKRRRGGGKGEHDEHNSGDYGAVYMQGSELKHHLQRDMEAHVAAQRRFAATAPALASRELFQRAYGVIMALGVTFNPFLFSVFGLSLLKRWLLLLRFLLQKPQSFAVALRLAPPWVAPAAGASDAERSFFGEFSAAAAAAEARPTAGGVSGSGRTNAAVTQGTIDLRCLDGSLAFSHLLQTVHRVVLASGTLSPFTQLARDLGVEASLWRVVEGLHVVPSTQYSLTALTALPALPSSTHNEATTQSPLLPLRCTYASLSNPAFLKAVAHAVVQLVQTLRESSGGGVLFFVPNYGVLTALAKLTREVLLVAQREEQHQSSCVAAPVQLFLEPRKAEALTEVLCQFQRCTQAPRCGTGLFFSVYRGKVSEGLDFTDNMARLVLCLGVPLLPLNSWRVIAQRAYSGLEWYTTDAVRAVNQALGRCLRHVKDHGAVVLLDERYAQPEYQQRLSKWCRAALQTESSLPQLCAELRKSFTVWRQVFGALAVSSAPLPHPSTEASRAMLQDEVERVAQEDAVSLARTRLGTDQLPFTRVLRAPPAASRPHHSVGAVPLATPTNSSSHTNGTVRLVRTAPDADADARQTATVSASLLHSPLACTAVKLLYETATATGDVSRQALQDVIQSLTQNFFDSSGSEAGEADFE; from the coding sequence ATGCCCGAGGTGACTAGTGCATTACTCACTGCAGCATCGCCCTTCTTGtcttccacctcttccgCCGCCCCTGGCCCGTCGCCGCCCCTTGTGGCTTCTGcgacgctgatgctgccCTTCACACCGTACCCTGTGCAGCAGGAGATGAGCCGAATGATTGCCGACGTGCTCCACTCCGCCAGTCCACATGTCGTTCCGGTGGCTGTCGCGGAGGTACCGACCGGGTGCGGCAAGACTATGGCGCTGCTATCTAGCGTTCTGCAGTACCAGCAGGAGCTGAAGCACAAGAGCCCCAAAGAGCTTGATTTGTATCTGCGTCCGCGCCGGCCGCCAtggcaacaacaacggcCACCagggaagaagcgaaaggcaTCTCCGAAAGGACGTGGAGGCCAGCGAGGTCCACGGCAGCGCGTTGTTACACGTCCGGCGCTGGTTGCAGAAAGTAACCTCAATGCTGACGAGGGGGACCACGACGACGAGTGCGCCGATGACTGGTCGGTCCCGCCGTGGTTCTTCAAGCATTTTCGGAACCACTCCGGGCGGAAGATCCGCGCGGAGCTGGATGTGGCCGGCTCAcaagagctgcgccgtcgcttcCTGCCGCCACCCTGCACAGTTTTCTACGTCACGCGCAcccacgcgcagctgcggcaggcggtgCGTGAGTTGCGCCGACTGCATGGTGCGACAAGTGCTATCCGCATGAACATCCTCGGCAGCCGGGAGCGCTACTGCATCCACCCCAAGGTGATGGAGGCCAAGGCGAATTCCACGTTGCCTGTGGAAGGAAACAACCTGGGTGAGGTTTGCGACAAGCTCGTGTCGATGGGGCTCTGCGAGATGGTGGACAGATACGACGAGCTCTCGTGTAGCGCCATCGCGGGACCGGTCGGGCATCAGCGTGGCCAGATATGGGACATCGAGGATCTCCTGCTGGAGGGGACCTCACGCCGCATGTGCCCCTACTACGCCGCCCGCGACCTGGTCTTCTTCGCCGACGTGAACTTTTGCACCTATCCATACCTTCTTGACCCGCTCATTCGCCACGAGACGAAAATGGAGGCAGCCCTGAAAAACAACGCCATTGTGGTGTTCGACGAGGCGCACAATGTCGCGGCGGTGTGCCAGGACGCACTTTCACTGGAATGTCCGCAAGGCGTGCTGGCTCTCATCTTGTCAGAGCTCGAGCCTCTCGTGTCGAGCCAAGTGGCTCTGGCCGGCCAACCAGAGAGTACAGCCTCTTCTTCCACCGCGGTCGTGGCGCAAGATGGCTTTGCCACCATGCAGTATTCACGAGAGCTGCACCTCGGCGCCTTCACCTTGGCTGAAatcttctcctttctgtACGGCCTTTTCCAGTCCCTTCGTATCTTCTTCGATGCCGCGATGGGGGCGGCGGACAGTGGTGAAAGGCGAGGCGAaaagcgccgccgtggcggcgggaAAGGTGAGCACGACGAACACAACAGCGGAGACTACGGCGCCGTCTACATGCAGGGCAGTGAACTCAagcaccacctgcagcgcgaTATGGAGGCCCACGTCGCGGCACAGCGGCGTTTCGCCGCGACGGCCCCAGCGCTCGCATCGCGGGAACTATTCCAGCGCGCCTACGGCGTTATCATGGCTCTCGGCGTCACCTTCAAtccgtttctcttctctgttttcggtctctcgctgctgaagcggtggctcctgctgctccgcttTCTGCTTCAGAAGCCGCAGTCCTTCGCTGTTGCGCTGCGGTTGGCGCCGCCCTGGGTCGCACCCGCCGCgggcgccagcgacgcagaGCGGTCGTTCTTCGGCGAgttctctgccgccgcggccgctgctgaagcgcgaCCCACTGCGGGTGGTGTCAGTGGCTCTGGCCGTACCAATGCGGCCGTCACGCAAGGGACAATTGACCTACGATGCCTCGACGGAAGCCTCGCTTTctcgcacctcctgcagACGGTGCACCGTGTCGTGCTGGCCTCTGGtactctctcccccttcacccaGCTGGCTCGTGACTTGGGCGTGGAGGCTTCTCTGTGGCGCGTGGTGGAAGGCCTGCACGTGGTGCCTTCAACTCAATACAGTCTGACAGCACTGACCGCTTTGCCTGCGTTGCCATCATCGACCCATAATGAGGCGACGACGCAGTCGCCGCTTCTGCCACTGCGTTGCACgtacgcctctctctcgaaTCCAGCCTTCCtcaaggcggtggcgcacgcCGTGGTTCAGTTAGTGCAGACACTGCgtgagagcagcggcggcggcgtgttATTCTTTGTGCCTAACTACGGTGTTCTAACAGCCTTGGCGAAGCTGACGCGCGAGGTACTGCTCGTGGCTCAACGGGAGGAGCAGCATCAGTCGTCGTGCGTAGCCGCGCCGGTTCAACTGTTCCTGGAGCCACGCAAGGCGGAGGCACTGACGGAGGTTCTCTGTCAGTTCCAGCGGTGCACGCAggcgcctcgctgcggcactgggctctttttctctgtgtacCGCGGCAAGGTGAGCGAAGGTCTCGACTTCACAGACAACATGGCACGCCTGGTGCTCTGTCTcggggtgccgctgctgccgttgaaCTCGTGGAGGGTCATCGCGCAGCGCGCCTACAGTGGCCTGGAGTGGTATACAACGGATGCGGTGCGCGCCGTGAACCAAGCGCTAGGTCGCTGCCTGCGCCACGTGAAGGACCACggcgcggtggtgctgctggacgagCGCTACGCGCAGCCGGAGTACCAGCAGCGACTGTCGAAGTGGTGCCGCGCAGCATTGCAGACCGAGTCGTCGCTCCCGCAGCTCTGCGCGGAGCTGCGGAAGTCATTCACGGTATGGCGTCAGGTGTTCGGTGCACTTGCTGTGAGTTCCGCCCCCTTGCCGCACCCCTCAACGGAAGCGAGTCGTGCAATGCTCCAGGACGAGGTTGAGAGGGTTGCCCAAGAGGATGCGGTGAGTTTAGCACGAACCCGACTTGGCACAGATCAGCTTCCTTTTACGCgggtgctgcgtgcgccaccagcggcaTCGCGCCCTCATCACAGTGTTGGCGCAGTACCCCTTGCAACACCGACCAACTCGTCATCTCACACAAACGGCACGGTACGGCTCGTTCGCACGGCTCCCGATGCTGACGCCGATGCTCGACAAACGGCCACAGTCAGCGCTAGCCTGCTTCACTCGCCTCTCGCCTGCACGGCTGTGAAGCTGCTGTACGAAACCGCCACCGCGACTGGCGACGTCTCGCGGCAGGCATTGCAGGATGTAATTCAGTCTCTGACGCAGAACTTcttcgacagcagcggcagtgaggCAGGGGAAGCTGATTTTGAATGA
- a CDS encoding hypothetical protein (TriTrypDB/GeneDB-style sysID: LpmP.28.1720), producing MQDVYAPKYSGKSPPRWERGGAASPAPMGAPGQLYRKPKDDAPEYDPLLWSNTDTSYIATLATHAMKYQPPSPSQQGGPRQREATASKPPLESFLSSSWNTTPQEGAPARPHKFHSVYHRGPTTWPGRLLQFFAPQLYARWQGNVSAPDVRQLSTKELISLMQLALSAGEVDQSAMLARELSRRKLALQMEVSPQQAAEHGAVGSMHRSPAPPNPYSSPTRSTPYSLASAGGNFSGGSGVLSTLHPSGAHGPSPGSAPWQRDQSTTTFDSNRVANRTGLSSLNVSSVWASDSPSQPFECAPPASEAGARQGTLYEPGSSGSWTRSAHWR from the coding sequence ATGCAGGACGTGTACGCTCCCAAGTACAGTGGGAAGTCGCCACCGCGATGGGagcgtggtggtgcggcgtCACCGGCACCGATGGGCGCGCCTGGGCAGCTGTATCGCAAGCCCAAGGATGACGCGCCGGAGTACGACCCACTCTTGTGGAGCAACACTGACACCTCCTACATCGCCACACTGGCCACACACGCCATGAAGTATcagcctccctccccatcccAGCAAGGcgggccgcggcagcgagagGCAACAGCGTCTAAACCGCCACTCGAGTCTTTTCTATCCTCTTCGTGGAACACCACGCCGCAGGAAGGTGCCCCAGCGCGGCCCCACAAGTTCCACTCTGTGTATCACCGCGGCCCCACCACGTGGCCTGGCCGCCTGCTCCAGTTCTTCGCGCCGCAGCTCTACGCACGATGGCAGGGTAATGTGAGCGCGCCTGATGTGCGTCAGCTTTCTACCAAGGAGCTCATCAGCCTAATGCAGCTCGCCTTGTCTGCTGGCGAAGTAGATCAGTCAGCGATGCTAGCGCGGGAGCTTTCGCGCCGGAAGCTGGCTCTGCAGATGGAAGTGTCCCCCCAGCAGGCCGCTGAACACGGTGCTGTGGGGTCGATGCACAGAAGCCCAGCACCACCCAACCCTTACTCATCTCCAACGCGTTCTACACCGTATTCACTGGCGAGCGCGGGTGGGAACTTCAGCGGCGGTAGCGGTGTTCTGTCTACTCTGCACCCTAGTGGTGCGCACGGTCCGTCGCCTGGCAGTGCCCCGTGGCAGCGTGACCAAAGTACAACGACCTTCGACTCCAACCGCGTCGCTAATCGAACTGGCCTCAGCAGTCTTAACGTGTCCTCTGTTTGGGCGAGCGACTCGCCTTCTCAGCCCTTTGAGTGCGCCCCTCCTGCGAGCGAAGCTGGGGCGCGGCAGGGCACTCTTTACGAgccaggcagcagcggctcctgGACACGAAGCGCCCATTGGCGCTAG
- a CDS encoding hypothetical protein (TriTrypDB/GeneDB-style sysID: LpmP.28.1700), whose product MESLQMQWVECPLLDAAGVVLHPPSGSDDDDDGDDPIDLLNRREGHCSAVVYPVTSIDVPAASSRESWVLVCGGYSNGSVSATPLVARTTLLPALQWVRLPPVDALECDGATLTTVGSAVGVEAMPTTASASSALSGVCTTAAPAAYLFGGLDADMNRRNTLYAVTLHIDADATPVMVQVAEVQCTGTPPEARVRHGAGGHAGCLYIFGGETDTQEQSSDLYVCDVQAGVWRVLASPSPLLSPAPRLLSLSLLFMTPTTFVLYGGAHFVNGDLRSFADVWSFDLATETWSVVVPPEANDSTPGSEWRADAPQRVLPPSNGHAGCVFALRPSGSATYVCAAFLGGKNTSEGDDAVKLVCFRPQTKTIEVCARSATPVAVSRKLPHWRYTPAVVSTEKGLLLLAGQCRHPQTPSAFLLTVSIGGVGGE is encoded by the coding sequence ATGGAGTCGCTACAGATGCAGTGGGTGGAGTGTCCACTGCTggacgctgctggtgtcgtTCTTCATCCACCGtccggcagcgacgacgacgatgacggtGACGACCCAATCGATCTTCTGAACCGGCGTGAGGGGCACTGCTCCGCAGTGGTGTACCCGGTAACATCTATCGACGTGCCCGCGGCATCGTCGCGCGAGTCGTGGGTGCTCGTGTGCGGTGGGTACTCCAATGGTAGCGTCTCGGCAACTCCGCTCGTGGCACGCACTACCCTCCTACCTGCGCTTCAGTGGGTTCGGCTGCCGCCAGTGGACGCGCTCGAGTGTGACGGTGCCACGCTGACCACGGTCGGGTCGGCAGTTGGCGTTGAGGCGATGCCGACTACGGCGTCAGCTTCTTCGGCACTGTCCGGCGTCTGCACTACAGCGGCTCCTGCCGCCTACCTGTTTGGCGGGTTGGACGCAGATATGAACCGACGCAACACGTTGTACGCCGTCACCCTGCACATCGATGCAGACGCGACACCTGTGATGGTACAGGTGGCCGAGGTGCAGTGCACCGGCACGCCGCCCGAGGCTCGCGTGCGGCACGGTGCTGGCGGACACGCTGGCTGCCTCTATATTTTTGGAGGCGAAACAGACACCCAGGAGCAGTCCAGTGACCTGTACGTGTGCGACGTGCAAGCGGGAGTATGGCGAGTCCTTGcctcaccgtcgccgctgctgtctccGGCGCCGCGACTGCTGTCGCTCAGTCTTCTGTTTATGACACCCACAACGTTTGTACTCTACGGCGGCGCACATTTTGTGAATGGTGACTTGCGCAGCTTTGCCGACGTGTGGAGCTTTGACCTCGCCACGGAGACCTGGTCGGTAGTGGTGCCTCCAGAAGCGAATGATAGTACACCCGGGTCGGAGTGGCGCGCTGATGCCCCGCAACGCGTCTTGCCTCCATCGAACGGCCACGCCGGTTGTGTGTTTGCGCTGCGGCCATCAGGCAGCGCAACGTACGTGTGCGCCGCTTTTCTCGGAGGTAAGAACACATCAGAGGGTGATGATGCCGTCAAGCTCGTATGCTTCCGCCCCCAGACGAAAACGATAGAGGTTTGTGCACGCTCTGCGACGCCTGTGGCAGTAAGCAGGAAGCTACCTCACTGGCGCTACACCCCGGCTGTGGTGAGCACAGAAAAGGGCCTGTTGCTGCTTGCTGGCCAGTGCCGTCATCCACAGACACCGTCGGCATTTCTTCTCACCGTGTCCATCGGCGGTGTTGGAGGGGAGTGA
- a CDS encoding hypothetical protein (TriTrypDB/GeneDB-style sysID: LpmP.28.1740) produces the protein MMLVERAQLLTFPSPYSFPVFSTFCSSLPAAAAAAASLPLPPTLWRFFRSLSFALLARRCPLSNFFLFPQCVSV, from the coding sequence ATGATGCTGGTGGAAAGAGCACAGCTGCTgacttttccctctccctattCTTTTCCTGTTTTCTCCACTTTCTGTTCGTCGCttcctgccgccgccgccgctgctgcttctcttcccctcccccccactctctggCGGTTTTTTCGTTCCCTTTCGTTCGCCCTTCTTGCTCGACGTTGCCCTCTGTCTAACTTCTTCTTGTTCCCACAGTGTGTGTCAGTGTAG
- a CDS encoding tRNA pseudouridine synthase, putative (TriTrypDB/GeneDB-style sysID: LpmP.28.1730), with product MGGFVTPHTQGFNGLFRQQWQDFHVTEMVVVDGGSSVRTRGEAALAVAEKDGARQAVKDLESCGGRPLSRDFKFSIPPLPSSLMEQVEEGGGSEGRGAVGYRCEETPEAAAKGAPADPTEASFFQVDVRTRIQQLQKETVPAKDRQAAVEALRRDEQRHGPRMPSAVAPGSAAVEGDADVMSSRGGSQGSSLCGRTGALCDDGASTGAALPEYETTLLRCASGECAESDDDASHRSADGERHHYLQCTLHKQHMAHGNALAHIAQTLRIHPRSISVAGIKDYIGDTVQRVRLESVSPAAALEANRRFRRKGLPIKLSDFSYESRPLMPGDLFGNHFHVVLRDVSVPRAALADAIAAFGENGFPNYYGCQRFSWFGGKQDAAFALLRHNWLAFAFLFLNYTDKDRSLRELLQRPKKYPHPSQDEYRRRVVRRLRQIAVEPTDLDVGPFLSCPPLSAVLTHADGQPFSKLEELICAQLRDAYFDLHSQSRRLTAQRLSSFLWNQVLTLRLHHLGGARVLDGDMVAPAATRQLSTSVEDRRDWFHTFGDRATAENRHRYTIEDVVHPGFSFDGIALPQNIIGAYYLQICDKYRLDWMAQHSRSGLKDFREPPRPIIRKPLDLSYEYDEAACVLTLRFALERGCYANVALSELMKAARCLGSEAVTVLPLPEPLWSGLGEGDHGYVTTLQDIYEGYEDGVGFVNDEAHVEVASGSETKVWDHQGPLFLTEAQDPFRKAHRWGSQHLLRNSERREREAEDMKRLLFDSPLAKQLKEGEVDTYAGHIVPLPPNASAKQVYAKVMRRKHRYAGSPRMVPRMRRLTARTSHRTGSSGSTKSLPSFQSLSKNSWNFTW from the coding sequence ATGGGCGGCTTCGTtactccacacacgcagggcTTTAACGGGCTGTtccggcagcagtggcaggaCTTCCACGTGACGgagatggtggtggtagaCGGCGGCTCATCAGTGAGGACGCgtggagaggcggcgctggcggtcgCGGAGAAGGACGGTGCCAGGCAGGCAGTGAAAGATCTGGAGAGCTGTGGCGGCCGCCCCCTATCTCGCGACTTTAAGTTCAGCataccaccgctgccgtcatcgcttatggagcaggtggaggaggggggtggaagCGAAGGTCGAGGGGCCGTGGGCTATCGTTGCGAGGAGACGCCCGAAGCAGCCGCGAAAGGTGCGCCAGCCGATCCCACAGAGGCGTCATTTTTTCAGGTCGACGTGCGGACGCGgatccagcagctgcagaaagaGACTGTGCCGGCGAAGGATCGGCAGGCGGCTGTCGAGGCGCTTCGACGGGACGAGCAACGTCATGGGCCACGGATGCCGTCTGCGGTTGCGCCAGGCTCCGCTGCCGTTGAAGGTGATGCAGACGTCATGTCAAGCCGTGGCGGGTCGCAGGGCTCGTCATTGTGTGGACGCACGGGTGCACTGTGCGATGATGGCGCCAGCACCGGTGCGGCACTGCCCGAGTACGAGACAACACTGCTGCGATGCGCCTCCGGCGAGTGTGCAGAAAGCGACGATGATGCTTCCCACCGCAGTGCTGACGGTGAGCGGCATCATTACCTCCAATGCACCCTTCACAAGCAGCACATGGCTCACGGGAATGCACTGGCTCACATCGCACAAACTCTGCGCATTCACCCGcgcagcatcagcgtcgCCGGCATCAAGGACTACATTGGAGACACGGTGCAGCGGGTGCGACTCGAAAGCGTCTCGCCTGCGGCCGCCCTTGAGGCAAACCGGCGGTTTCGACGCAAGGGCCTGCCGATAAAACTGTCTGACTTCTCCTACGAGTCGCGGCCGCTGATGCCAGGCGACCTGTTCGGCAACCACTTCCACGTTGTGCTACGCGACGTGTCGGTGCCACGAGCTGCACTAGCGGATGCCATCGCGGCCTTTGGCGAGAACGGCTTCCCCAACTACTACGGTTGCCAGCGGTTTTCATGGTTTGGTGGCAAGCAGGACGCGGCgttcgcgctgctgcggcacaaCTGGCTGGCCTTTGCTTTCCTGTTTCTGAACTACACGGACAAGGACCGCTCGCTgcgggagctgctgcagcggccaaAGAAGTACCCGCACCCGTCCCAGGACGAGTACCGCCGCCGAGtcgtgcgccgcctgcgccagaTCGCGGTCGAGCCCACTGACCTCGACGTTGGCCCGTTCCTGTCTTGCCCCCCTTTGAGCGCTGTCCTCACGCACGCCGACGGTCAGCCTTTCAGCAAGCTCGAGGAGCTGATCTGCGCGCAGTTGCGCGACGCCTACTTTGACTTGCATTCACAGAGTCGCAGgctgacggcgcagcggctgtcGAGCTTTCTCTGGAACCAAGTGCTGACCctccgcctgcaccacctgGGTGGTGCGCGAGTACTGGACGGCGACATGGTGGCCCCTGCCGCAACTCGGCAGCTATCCACCAGTGTCGAGGATCGACGAGACTGGTTTCACACCTTTGGTGACCGCGCCACTGCAGAGAATCGGCATCGCTACACTATTGAGGATGTTGTGCACCCGGGTTTCTCCTTCGACGGCAttgcgctgccgcagaaCATCATAGGCGCCTACTACCTGCAGATATGCGACAAGTACAGACTTGACTGGATGGCGCAGCACTCCAGGAGTGGCCTGAAAGACTTCCGCGAGCCGCCACGACCGATCATTCGCAAGCCACTGGACCTGTCGTACGAGTACGATGAAGCCGCGTGCGTGCTAACGTTGCGGTTTGCGCTGGAGCGAGGCTGTTATGCGAACGTCGCGCTATCGGAGCTGATGAAGGCGGCGCGGTGTCTCGGCTCAGAGGCGGTGAcagtgctgccactgccagaGCCTCTGTGGAGCGGCCTGGGCGAGGGGGACCATGGGTATGTTACGACGCTCCAGGACATCTACGAGGGCTATGAGGACGGTGTCGGCTTTGTGAACGACGAGGCGCACGTCGAGGTAGCCAGCGGGTCCGAAACGAAGGTATGGGACCACCAGGGGCCCCTGTTCCTCACAGAGGCGCAGGACCCCTTCCGCAAGGCGCACCGCTGGGGTagtcagcacctcctgcgcaacTCCGAGCGCCGCGAgcgggaggcggaggacatGAAGCGGCTCTTGTTCGACAGTCCACTTGCCaagcagctgaaggagggcgaggtggACACTTACGCAGGTCACATTGTACCACTGCCTCCCAACGCATCCGCGAAGCAGGTCTACGCGAAAGTGATGCGACGCAAGCATCGCTACGCTGGATCGCCGCGGATGGTGCCGCGCATGCGACGGTTGACAGCGCGTACGTCGCACCGCACCGGCAGTTCAGGCTCGACGAAGTCGCTACCGTCTTTCCAGTCGCTCAGCAAGAACTCGTGGAACTTCACCTGGTAG
- a CDS encoding phosphonopyruvate decarboxylase-like protein (TriTrypDB/GeneDB-style sysID: LpmP.28.1690) → MMRCCRRALESNTTLSPAYLVRSLRERGTSAFFGMPDYYLGPLTSYLVDSTAAGEYVMTTNCGNAMAMAAGHYLATLRTPCVFMQNSGIGDAMNPLLTLFNRDAYRMPCLMLISWRGKHDTADEQVRPGLVAQGRLTEHCLASVDIPYSIIGSSLDIEKDWDVAMDKAYGHLASEKTPFAMLLEPGTLMPYMQRRPDADMLPTAPLDHDAVANQVCRQFNATDAFVCSCGSAQESLHRARAAVSGDTVAQDLLLADSLGHATGVAAGIALSRPSLQVVCIEGDGAALVHLNAMATNGGLQAIKEATTGTGLLHNLKHIVVNNGSYSLEGGQVTAAFDVSLTGVAKACGYFAVREEPVIELGDLVAALEELRQCDGPAFLEVVVSKTSTSSAEGKVRRNLQAEKRRFAEFLNRPSE, encoded by the coding sequence atgatgcgctgttgccgccgcgctctGGAGAGCAACACAACGCTCTCGCCCGCGTACCTGGTCCGGTCACTCAGGGAgcgcggcaccagcgccttcTTTGGGATGCCCGACTACTATCTCGGTCCTCTCACCTCGTACCTGGTCGATAGCACGGCGGCGGGTGAGTACGTGATGACGACGAACTGTGGCAACGccatggcgatggcggccgGTCACTACCTGGCAACCCTGCGCACCCCGTGTGTATTCATGCAGAACAGTGGGATCGGAGACGCCATGAACCCCTTGCTGACCCTTTTCAATAGAGACGCCTACCGCATGCCATGCTTGATGCTCATCAGCTGGCGCGGCAAACACGACACCGCTGACGAGCAGGTGAGACCGGGGCTGGTTGCACAGGGCCGACTGACGGAGCACTGCTTGGCCTCCGTCGACATCCCGTACTCAATCATAGGCAGCAGTCTCGATATTGAAAAGGACTGGGACGTTGCCATGGACAAGGCCTACGGCCACTTGGCCTCCGAGAAGACACCGTTTgcgatgctgctggagcCCGGTACGCTGATGCCGTACATGCAGCGTCGTCCCGACGCTGACATGCTTCCCACGGCGCCGCTTGATCATGACGCTGTGGCCAATCAAGTGTGTCGGCAGTTCAACGCGACAGACGCGTttgtgtgcagctgcgggagCGCACAGGAGTCTCTGCATCGCGCGAGGGCGGCGGTTTCTGGCGACACAGTTGCGCAGGATCTTCTGCTTGCAGATTCACTGGGTCACGCGACAGGCGTGGCGGCGGGTATTGCCTTGTCACGACCGTCGCTGCAGGTTGTCTGCATAGAAGGCGACGGGGCGGCCCTCGTGCACCTGAACGCGATGGCGACGAACGGTGGCCTCCAAGCGATCAAGGAGGCCACCACCGGCACTGGACTGCTACACAACCTCAAGCACATTGTGGTTAACAACGGATCTTACTCACTGGAAGGCGGCCAGGTCACGGCGGCCTTTGATGTCTCGCTGACGGGTGTGGCCAAGGCCTGCGGGTACTTTGCCGTGCGTGAGGAGCCCGTGATCGAGCTTGGCGACCTCGTTGCTGCTTTGGAGGAGCTGCGTCAGTGCGACGGTCCGGCCTTTCtggaagtggtggtgagcAAGACGAGCACCTCGTCTGCTGAGGGTAAGGTGCGTCGGAATCTGCAGGCGGAGAAGCGTCGCTTTGCTGAATTCTTGAATCGACCCAGTGAGTGA
- a CDS encoding hydrolase, alpha/beta fold family, putative (TriTrypDB/GeneDB-style sysID: LpmP.28.1680) — MGKSTVPALSPEARAILGDFEDKLIDVGTCASTGKRVTLCYNTFGNPSNPCLLLVQGLRMSLLGYPLHFVQYFVDQGYYVIRYDNRDTGLSTRFDEFGAPALIRLVLPQWMSIGERLSYTLHDVMEDAIGLLAALKIRQAHVFGMSMGGMIVQLMAIHHPECVLSLNILFSHAGGKDVVNPNLLHYARFLVKPRSDSAEDHAEHMVWFLGYLSQGAYMANVEEMKKYILSSYERNGVINDRETQRQAAAVMRAPSRAKGLRKLTCPTLIMHGANDPLIPVANGYRLAELVPNAKLVIFPKLGHSFPVELMKPIADQVLLNMSLVKRTE; from the coding sequence ATGGGCAAGAGCACCGTCCCGGCCCTCTCACCCGAAGCAAGAGCCATTCTTGGCGACTTCGAGGACAAACTCATTGATGTAGGCACCTGCGCCAGCACCGGCAAGCGTGTCACCCTCTGCTACAACACCTTCGGTAACCCCTCCAACCCGTGCCTGCTGCTTGTCCAGGGGCTCCGCATGTCCCTCCTGGGCTACCCGCTCCACTTCGTGCAGTACTTTGTGGACCAAGGCTACTACGTCATTCGCTACGACAACCGCGACACAGGACTTTCCACCCGGTTCGATGAATTCGGCGCCCCGGCGCTCATTCGACTCGTTCTGCCGCAGTGGATGTCCATCGGGGAACGCCTGTCGTACACCCTGCATGACGTGATGGAGGACGCCATTGGGCTGCTGGCAGCGCTTAAGATACGCCAGGCCCACGTCTTTGGGATGAGCATGGGTGGCATGATTGTGCAGCTCATGGCGATCCACCACCCGGAGTGCGTACTGAGCCTGAACATTCTCTTCTCCCACGCCGGCGGCAAAGACGTTGTGAACCCGAACCTGCTGCACTATGCCCGCTTTCTCGTGAAGCCGCGCAGCGACAGTGCCGAGGACCACGCTGAGCACATGGTATGGTTTTTGGGCTACCTCAGCCAGGGTGCGTACATGGCCAACGTGGAGGAAATGAAGAAGTACATATTAAGCTCATACGAGCGTAACGGCGTGATCAACGACCGCGAAACAcagcggcaggcggcggcagtaaTGCGTGCACCGAGCCGCGCCAAGGGCCTGCGCAAGCTGACGTGCCCGACGTTAATCATGCACGGTGCCAATGACCCGCTGATACCGGTGGCAAACGGCTACCGACTTGCCGAGCTGGTGCCGAACGCGAAGCTGGTGATCTTTCCTAAGCTCGGTCACAGCTTCCCCGTGGAGCTGATGAAGCCCATCGCTGATCAAGTCTTGCTGAACATGAGCCTCGTGAAGCGGACTGAGTAA